From the genome of Spinacia oleracea cultivar Varoflay chromosome 2, BTI_SOV_V1, whole genome shotgun sequence, one region includes:
- the LOC130466957 gene encoding uncharacterized protein: protein MYWMFEGNMLFTLPDPQGRISFRPGQAHYLYVGFRQEPQPDPQPQPDPQPEPHQYQPEPRTYFRRGRRDAGRPQGGPVVDEEQGSIHERLSRLELGFQEFAADHQRTMFPFYDQYARQGYIAPDYEHPSGIPIPWRDMGLRVLWAPSHLPSTEGGERVLAGMVAEMMVMMMMMMAAMAVTDDDEDRVGSIPLEPMRTLSDLV, encoded by the coding sequence atgtattggatgtttgagggaaacatgcttttcaccttgcctgaccctcagggccgcattagtttcagacccggtcaggctcattacttatatgttggatttaggcaagagcctcagcctgacccccagcctcagcctgacccacagccagagccccaccagtaccagccagagcctcgcacctactttaggagggggcgtcgagacgCGGGGAGGCCCCAGGGTGGCCCGGTAGTAGATGAGGAGCAGGGGTCCATTCATGAGCggttgagcagacttgagctcggtttccaggagttcgcagctgatcaccagaggaccatgttcccattctacgatcagtatgccaggcagggctacattgcccCAGATTATGAGCACCCCTCTGGTATACCTATCCCGTGGAGGGATATGGGGCTtcgggttctatgggcaccttcacacctacccagtacggagggtggggagcgggtcctagcgggcatggtggcagagatgatggtgatgatgatgatgatgatggcggcCATGGCCGTcactgatgatgatgaggatcgagttggttcgataccgcttgagccaatgaggacattgtctgatttggtttga